In Aeromicrobium sp. A1-2, the DNA window GCGCGACGGTGCACGTCGCCCGCATCCAGGTCGGCGCGGAGTTCACCGACTTCGAACGCCTCAGCGGCTTCCTGGACTTCTGGGCCGGCACGGACGGCGTCGAGGTCTCCGGGGTGTCGTGGGATGTCAGCGCCAAGAACAGGCGCTCGTACGAGACCGAGGTGCGCAAGGCCGCGGTCGACGATGCCGTGGCCAAGGCGCAGTCCTATGCCAATGCGGTGCGCCGAGGCAAGGTCGCGGCACTCCAGATCGCCGATCCCGGCATGTTGACCCACCACATCGAGGGCCGCGACTCGATGCCGGCGCTCGCCAAGGTCGCATTCTCCGACTCAGGCCGCGGCCCCGAGCTCGACATGACGCCTGAGGACATCGTGATCCACGTCGACGTCGACGCCCGCTTCCAGGCGGAGTGATCTGACGCACGTAGACATGGCCTCTGACCTGCGCAGATGTCGACTCGTGGCTTGAGTCGCGGTCATACCGAAGGTATGGTCGAGGGCATGTGGTCCTCTCTGCGTGAACGTCTGTCAGCCCTGCTGGGCGGTTCGCGGACGCCCCGGCGGCGGATCCGGGTCGCGCTGCCCGGGCGCGGACCCATGAAGGTCGTCTACGACCAGGCCGTCGTCCACGAGAGCTACAGCTTCAAGTCGCGCGTGCTCCAGCGGACCCTGCGGATCGTGTTCAAGCCCGTGCTGCGCTACACGCCGATCAACGAGCGTTCGTTCGCCGCGATCCAGGCGATCGACGGTCTCTCGGCCCGGCGTCGTCGCTCGCCGCACATCGCCTTCGAGGTGCACGAGCTCGGTGGTGTGCGGGTCGAGTCGATGAACCATCGGCACGGACCCGACAGCGACATGACGCTGCTGTACCTCCACGGCGGCGGTTTCTTCTCCGGCAGCATCCAGACGCATCGACGAATCTGCGAGCGGCTCGCGCTCAAGACCGGCGCGACCGTGATCTCGGTCGACTACGTCCAGCTGCCCGTTGGCGCGATCGCCGACTCGGTCAACGACGTCATCACGGCGTACGCGGCGCTCGTCGAGGAGTCGGACCATCCGGACAAGATCGTCGTGGCCGGCGACTCGGCGGGGGGCTACCTGACGATGAAGGTCGCCGAGCTCGCGACGCGACGAGGTCTGCCTGCCCCGGCGGCGCTGCTCGGCTTCTCGCCACTGCTCAGCGTCGACCCGGAGCGTCAGGACAAGGCCGTCGAACGCGCGATCCGCGCCAGCGACGCCTACCTCCCGGTGCAGCGGCTGGCCAAGATCCGGGAACGCTGGCTCCCCGAGGATGCCCGGATCGAGGGCTACGCCTCCCCGTTGCACGCTTCGGCATACATCTCGTCCCCGACCTTCCTGGTGGCGGTGGAGGACGAGTTCCTGCGACCCGAGGTCGAGGCCATGGCGCTGCTGCTGTCGGCCCGTGGCGTCGAGGTCGAGACCCACCTGTGGCGCAAGCAGGTGCACGCCTTCCCGGTGCTGGCCGACGCCCTGCCGGAGGGCGAGATGGCGCTGCAGCTCGCCGCCGACTTCGCCCGCCGAGCGATCGGCGAGCTGGACCGTGCGCCAGTCCGGGATCCGGAGTCGCACGAAGAGACCATGAGCGGCGCGGTCGCCACCGACCAGGGCGACTCGGCCGCCTGACGGCTCGCGCCGCGCCTCTGCGTCTTGCCGTCGCCCTCGTGGGTGGCGGACGGCAAGACGCAGATCAGCTACTTGGTGAACGCGAGTCGGATGCTGAGCTGCTGGACGTCGTCGCTGGGCCGCCGGAGTGAGAAGCCGAATGCCGAGAGACTCTCGGCCTGGTCGATCTGTCGGGCGATCTCCTCGGGTGGATTCGCCGCGCTCAGCGCATCGAGGATCTGCCCGATGTCCACGAATCCGATGATCGTGGCCTGGTCCGTCTCCGGGATGACGTCCTTGAACGCGGTCGTGTCGCCGAGGTCGCCAGCCGTTCCGAGGTCTGCGGCGGCCTGCTCGTTGGACGCGATGACCGCGCCGCGATCGGTTGGGCTGACCGCCAGCGGAACACCGATCTGCTCGACGAGGGACACGAGCCGTCCGGCCAGGTCCATCGCCTTGGCCGGGTCGGACTCCATGACCAGCCCGATGTCGAGCCCTGCCACGTCGTCGGGACCGCCCAGTGTGGGGATGGTGTCGAGATTGGCCGATCCGAGGGCAAGCGTCAGGGTGTCGCCGAACAGGGTTTCCAGATCCTCGGGCAGTGCGAAGCCGGACTGCTCCTCGAAGGCCGCGATGTCTGCGCCGCCGACCGCGCCCGAGGCCTCGAGACTGGAGACGAGCGAGTTCCACTGCTTGCCGACCGACGCGCCGCCTCCCGAGCCGGAGAATGCGGCGATGGTCGAGTCGGGCAGGGAGGCGATCGGCAGGGGCTTGACCGGCTCCCGCTTGCCCTCGTGGTGCAGGAGGCCGACGACCTCGAGCGAGCGCGATCCGGCTCGCAGCGTCAGCGCACCCGAGCGGGCGTCGGTGAGCCACGTGGAGAGGTCGTCGAGCTGGCCACCGCCCTGCTCGAAGCCTTGAGTGAACTGTTCGGCGAAGCCGCCGCCCAGACCGTCCAGTGCGCCTGGGATGTCGAGCGCGCCTTGAGCGTCGCCCCAGGCCGATGCGAAGCCCTGGTCACCGAGGTCCGCGAAGTCTTCAACGAAGTTCTTGTCCTTGGACAAGGGCGACGTGCGGGCCGCCTTGACGGCGCTCTCAGCGACGAC includes these proteins:
- a CDS encoding SIMPL domain-containing protein, whose translation is MPLDITVRGSAEQHYPAERAIVSLAAAIEGADKQQVFKEAVAIQEPLVSQLKELVELRAVGVWSSDQVRVYSHRPWEADGKRGATVHVARIQVGAEFTDFERLSGFLDFWAGTDGVEVSGVSWDVSAKNRRSYETEVRKAAVDDAVAKAQSYANAVRRGKVAALQIADPGMLTHHIEGRDSMPALAKVAFSDSGRGPELDMTPEDIVIHVDVDARFQAE
- a CDS encoding alpha/beta hydrolase, whose amino-acid sequence is MWSSLRERLSALLGGSRTPRRRIRVALPGRGPMKVVYDQAVVHESYSFKSRVLQRTLRIVFKPVLRYTPINERSFAAIQAIDGLSARRRRSPHIAFEVHELGGVRVESMNHRHGPDSDMTLLYLHGGGFFSGSIQTHRRICERLALKTGATVISVDYVQLPVGAIADSVNDVITAYAALVEESDHPDKIVVAGDSAGGYLTMKVAELATRRGLPAPAALLGFSPLLSVDPERQDKAVERAIRASDAYLPVQRLAKIRERWLPEDARIEGYASPLHASAYISSPTFLVAVEDEFLRPEVEAMALLLSARGVEVETHLWRKQVHAFPVLADALPEGEMALQLAADFARRAIGELDRAPVRDPESHEETMSGAVATDQGDSAA